The following proteins are co-located in the Triticum aestivum cultivar Chinese Spring chromosome 1A, IWGSC CS RefSeq v2.1, whole genome shotgun sequence genome:
- the LOC123058904 gene encoding uncharacterized protein isoform X1 has translation MNASEDGGRRRRRSQTHDEADGVARLHPQVHAGEEGAGVARGRSTRPRARPRSRIHATGEGAGVICRVSIPAALASPFEDDDLLREILLRLPPQPSSLLRASAVCKQWRCAATDPKFLHRFRTHHRKPPLLGVFHVRNRDDIVFTPILDAPDRIPPRRFDLISSTEVVLLLLDCRHGRVLLINVGRDEAIVSTPITGEQRLLPIPSEFKFTDDVNGAVLCAASDHGHVHGSCHSSPFKVVLISDVGEDNRFFACVYSSETGVWSDIISTAVPPETFFADTPGMLVGNALYWLMDIMTDDILEFDLDQQSLAVIKGPPITDDFRHASHWIVQAEDGAVGFAILTCSHLQMWQRIINFHGVATWVLWKTIDMHTIRGLPPQIDMIRIAGCIEDTDGLFLFVGHDVYMVQLNSMQSRKLFENRGYTYYHSFKSFYPPGTTIAGACDAAEMLHDT, from the exons ATGAACGCAAGCGAggacggcggccgccgccgccgccgttcccaaACCCACGACGAGGCCGACGGAGTGGCCCGCCTCCATCCCCAGGTTCACGCGGGCGAGGAGGGAGCCGGAGTCGCTCGCGGGCGCAGTACGCGCCCCCGCGCCCGCCCTCGTTCCCGGATCCACGCGACCGGCGAGGGCGCCGGAGTGATCTGTCGCGTCAGCATTCCGGCGGCACTGGCCTCGCCGTTCGAAGACGACGACCTCCTGAGGGAGATTCTCCTCCGTCTCCCGCCGCAGCCCTCCTCGCTACTCCGGGCCTCCGCCGTCTGCAAGCAATGGCGATGCGCCGCCACCGACCCCAAGTTTCTCCACCGCTTCCGCACGCACCACCGGAAGCCGCCCCTCCTCGGCGTCTTTCACGTGCGCAACAGGGATGATATCGTCTTCACCCCAATACTGGACGCACCCGACCGCATCCCTCCTCGGCGATTCGACCTTATTAGCAGCACGGAGGTGGTGCTCTTACTGCTCGATTGTCGCCACGGTCGCGTCCTTCTCATTAACGTGGGGCGGGATGAGGCCATCGTGTCCACCCCCATCACCGGCGAGCAGCGCCTCCTGCCCATTCCGTCGGAGTTCAAATTCACCGATGATGTCAACGGGGCTGTGCTCTGCGCTGCCAGCGACCATGGCCATGTGCACGGAAGCTGCCACTCGAGCCCCTTCAAGGTAGTGTTGATCTCTGATGTTGGAGAGGATAATCGATTCTTTGCTTGTGTTTACTCCTCGGAGACTGGAGTATGGAGTGATATCATCTCAACAGCCGTTCCACCTGAAACTTTTTTTGCTGATACCCCTGGGATGCTTGTTGGTAATGCACTTTACTGGTTGATGGATATTATGACCGATGACATACTTGAGTTTGATTTGGATCAGCAGAGCCTAGCTGTGATCAAGGGGCCTCCCATTACAGATGATTTCCGCCATGCCAGCCATTGGATCGTGCAGGCTGAGGATGGTGCTGTTGGCTTCGCCATATTGACTTGCAGTCACTTACAAATGTGGCAGAGGATTATAAATTTCCATGGTGTTGCCACATGGGTGTTATGGAAGACCATTGACATGCATACCATCCGTGGGCTCCCTCCCCAGATTGACATGATACGTATAGCGGGATGCATTGAGGATACTGACGGACTATTTCTATTCGTGGGCCATGATGTCTATATGGTTCAACTTAATTCAATGCAGTCTAGGAAACTTTTTGAAAACCGTGGTTATACTTACTATCATTCGTTCAAGAGTTTCTATCCGCCAG GCACAACCATTGCTGGTGCATGTGATGCAGCTGAAATGTTGCACGATACATAG
- the LOC123058904 gene encoding uncharacterized protein isoform X2: protein MNASEDGGRRRRRSQTHDEADGVARLHPQVHAGEEGAGVARGRSTRPRARPRSRIHATGEGAGVICRVSIPAALASPFEDDDLLREILLRLPPQPSSLLRASAVCKQWRCAATDPKFLHRFRTHHRKPPLLGVFHVRNRDDIVFTPILDAPDRIPPRRFDLISSTEVVLLLLDCRHGRVLLINVGRDEAIVSTPITGEQRLLPIPSEFKFTDDVNGAVLCAASDHGHVHGSCHSSPFKSLAVIKGPPITDDFRHASHWIVQAEDGAVGFAILTCSHLQMWQRIINFHGVATWVLWKTIDMHTIRGLPPQIDMIRIAGCIEDTDGLFLFVGHDVYMVQLNSMQSRKLFENRGYTYYHSFKSFYPPGTTIAGACDAAEMLHDT, encoded by the exons ATGAACGCAAGCGAggacggcggccgccgccgccgccgttcccaaACCCACGACGAGGCCGACGGAGTGGCCCGCCTCCATCCCCAGGTTCACGCGGGCGAGGAGGGAGCCGGAGTCGCTCGCGGGCGCAGTACGCGCCCCCGCGCCCGCCCTCGTTCCCGGATCCACGCGACCGGCGAGGGCGCCGGAGTGATCTGTCGCGTCAGCATTCCGGCGGCACTGGCCTCGCCGTTCGAAGACGACGACCTCCTGAGGGAGATTCTCCTCCGTCTCCCGCCGCAGCCCTCCTCGCTACTCCGGGCCTCCGCCGTCTGCAAGCAATGGCGATGCGCCGCCACCGACCCCAAGTTTCTCCACCGCTTCCGCACGCACCACCGGAAGCCGCCCCTCCTCGGCGTCTTTCACGTGCGCAACAGGGATGATATCGTCTTCACCCCAATACTGGACGCACCCGACCGCATCCCTCCTCGGCGATTCGACCTTATTAGCAGCACGGAGGTGGTGCTCTTACTGCTCGATTGTCGCCACGGTCGCGTCCTTCTCATTAACGTGGGGCGGGATGAGGCCATCGTGTCCACCCCCATCACCGGCGAGCAGCGCCTCCTGCCCATTCCGTCGGAGTTCAAATTCACCGATGATGTCAACGGGGCTGTGCTCTGCGCTGCCAGCGACCATGGCCATGTGCACGGAAGCTGCCACTCGAGCCCCTTCAAG AGCCTAGCTGTGATCAAGGGGCCTCCCATTACAGATGATTTCCGCCATGCCAGCCATTGGATCGTGCAGGCTGAGGATGGTGCTGTTGGCTTCGCCATATTGACTTGCAGTCACTTACAAATGTGGCAGAGGATTATAAATTTCCATGGTGTTGCCACATGGGTGTTATGGAAGACCATTGACATGCATACCATCCGTGGGCTCCCTCCCCAGATTGACATGATACGTATAGCGGGATGCATTGAGGATACTGACGGACTATTTCTATTCGTGGGCCATGATGTCTATATGGTTCAACTTAATTCAATGCAGTCTAGGAAACTTTTTGAAAACCGTGGTTATACTTACTATCATTCGTTCAAGAGTTTCTATCCGCCAG GCACAACCATTGCTGGTGCATGTGATGCAGCTGAAATGTTGCACGATACATAG